AAGCTCTTTATAGTCTAAAAGCGAAGTTTTATATTTYTCAGCATATTTATTGTAKGCAAGACATAATAAATATTCCAAATCAATAGTATCAAGCAAATTATAATGTATGAGAGAATCTATTGCTGTTTCATCTTTAGTGTCTAAATAATAATTCCAAAGCAAAACGGCGGTGTATCCATTCACACCAAGCATATCGTCTCCCCTATCAATACCGACATCTT
The Brachyspira sp. SAP_772 genome window above contains:
- a CDS encoding ribonuclease H-like domain-containing protein; the encoded protein is DVGIDRGDDMLGVNGYTAVLLWNYYLDTKDETAIDSLIHYNLLDTIDLEYLLCLAYNKYAEKYKTSLLDYKELPSVSKYKPNKKLIDYLHKHPHKYSPKNDD